The following proteins are co-located in the Apium graveolens cultivar Ventura chromosome 5, ASM990537v1, whole genome shotgun sequence genome:
- the LOC141724090 gene encoding WRKY transcription factor 72A-like, with product MEETLKRKAQGDAFKEEKRSESSHAADDDDCSKDQDMPLKENELDSAKAEMQEVREENQRLRTYLDKMMKDYQSLQTQFNNIVHEKDSPNKSKYDRALNHQDYREHKHEAPEFDVSLSLGRSSSSELKRDNVRKHSSSPQKAETSTKTIEQEEGLRLGLDCRFDMQPSVLSKEGLPESSPEHSVDEEKEVQAQKSEKAPEDDEVSHQNPAKKARVSVRVRCDTPTMIDGCQWRKYGQKIAKGNPCPRAYYRCSVTPSCPVRKQVQRCSQDMSILITTYEGTHNHPLPIAAHAMASTTSAAAGMILSGSSTSGVGSSGASTAITTPAELHGLNYYLSNNSTSSRPPFYLPNSSISSSSSYPSITLDLTSSSSSMTNNFPSRYNVNSSSTNLNFSTSLESNSTLPIFWGNGNNYQLQNYTKNTQMGPSLNFGRQHQENFYPYSYMQKNNNDVAHAHQSMQMDKNSIESATKAITADPNFQSALAAAITSMIGSNNNNIGGQNVKLEQSFPVLSSFLSNSQASNIRPVPSPLPLSSSRSKSTSSEDNRDQVR from the exons atggAGGAAACATTGAAAAGAAAAGCTCAAGGAGATGCATTCAAGGAAGAGAAAAGAAGTGAATCTAGCCATGCTGCAGATGATGATGACTGCAGCAAGGACCAAGATATGCCCCTCAAG GAAAATGAGCTTGATTCAGCAAAAGCCGAAATGCAAGAGGTGAGAGAGGAGAATCAGAGACTTAGAACTTACTTGGACAAAATGATGAAGGATTATCAAAGTCTTCAAACTCAATTCAACAACATTGTTCACGAAAAAGATTCTCCAAACAAGTCTAAGTATGATAGAGCTCTCAATCATCAAGATTATCGTGAACACAAGCACGAAGCACCAGAATTTGATGTGTCCCTTAGTCTCGGAAGATCATCTTCAAGTGAACTAAAAAGAGACAATGTTCGCAAGCATTCATCAAGTCCTCAAAAAGCCGAAACAAGTACAAAGACTATTGAACAAGAAGAGGGACTGAGGCTTGGATTGGATTGCAGGTTTGATATGCAACCTTCAGTACTTTCGAAAGAAGGATTGCCTGAATCATCTCCGGAACATAGCGTAGATGAGGAAAAGGAAGTGCAAGCTCAAAAAAGTGAGAAGGCACCGGAAGATGATGAGGTTTCACACCAAAATCCTGCTAAGAAAGCCAGGGTTTCTGTTAGAGTTAGATGTGATACCCCCACG ATGATAGATGGATGCCAATGGAGAAAATATGGTCAAAAGATTGCGAAAGGAAATCCATGCCCTCGAGCATATTATCGATGTAGTGTGACACCATCATGTCCAGTGAGAAAACAGGTACAAAGATGTTCGCAAGACATGTCTATTTTGATCACTACTTACGAAGGAACACACAACCATCCACTTCCTATAGCAGCCCATGCCATGGCTTCCACTACGTCAGCAGCTGCTGGCATGATCTTATCCGGCTCATCCACTTCCGGTGTTGGATCATCAGGTGCCTCAACTGCCATCACTACTCCAGCTGAGCTACATGGACTAAACTATTATCTCTCCAACAATTCAACATCCTCGAGACCTCCATTCTACTTGCCTAACTCTTCAATCTCGTCATCCTCCTCATATCCATCAATTACTCTTGACCTCACCTCAAGCTCGTCCTCCATGACAAATAATTTCCCTTCGCGATACAATGTCAATTCCTCGAGTACTAATCTCAACTTCAGTACTTCTTTGGAATCAAACAGCACTTTGCCTATTTTCTGGGGTAACGGGAACAATTATCAGTTACAAAATTACACGAAAAACACTCAAATGGGACCGTCTCTAAACTTCGGGAGACAACATCAAGAAAACTTCTATCCATATTCTTACATGCAAAAGAACAACAATGATGTTGCTCATGCTCATCAATCTATGCAAATGGATAAGAACTCCATTGAATCCGCAACGAAAGCAATAACTGCTGACCCGAATTTTCAATCCGCTTTAGCAGCTGCTATCACCTCAATGATCGGATCCAACAATAATAATATTGGTGGTCAGAATGTGAAGCTGGAGCAATCGTTTCCAGTGCTTTCTAGTTTCCTATCAAACTCTCAGGCATCAAACATAAGGCCTGTCCCTTCTCCATTGCCACTTTCTAGCTCGAGGAGTAAATCTACATCTTCGGAAGATAATCGAGATCAAGTCAGATAA
- the LOC141723631 gene encoding uncharacterized protein LOC141723631 isoform X2 codes for MVQLYLCEPTWDDIEDDASGKQRISLLTKLETIILSLMSSGGRSEARLWLCNTLSGMRSLNPQNQQEVFVKLLRSKPRKLGLASQLLQMIFEKKPKKVGAILAQNSHMLENFFRGHPDRIMQWFSSFAGSSDLQHRKGAKALSQFAFVNRDICWEELEWKGKHGQSPAVVATKPHYFLDIDIQQTVENFLEYVPEFWSSKEFAESLEGGEILFMDSKFFVQLFLDLMYKEDSKDMWEVIDEFLMEESFSSLCQHLLIVLEEKDLLLFLELSRKFLKLKREHMDPGTSFNWFEMILSKFSISDSLDQLLMLNAVVNKGRQLVRLIREEEAREEKMQIKDIVLQSFALHYRLLEESQTLESWEIIFQSNGISFRNSEKYSLLDSSGFSEDIVSDIDERTSVGVKRRKKEKNRKKRRKHLDHDESNNDLFDLDFSTYSSSLLSKSSSWLLSTDGYSTIWNAVDLPEHLSMHCFSTWMKWIFAKWGNAD; via the exons ATGGTTCAATTGTACTTATGTGAACCTACATGGGATGACATAGAGGATGATGCATCTGGGAAGCAGAGAATTTCTCTCTTGACTAAGTTGGAAACGATTATCTTATCACTGATGTCATCCGGGGGTCGATCCGAGGCTCGCTTATGGCTTTGCAACACCCTTTCTGGCATGAGGTCATTAAATCCCCAGAACCAACAAGAGGTATTTGTGAAGTTGTTAAGGTCGAAACCACGTAAACTTGGCCTTGCATCTCAGCTGTTGCAGATGATATTTGAAAAGAAACCGAAAAAAGTTGGAGCTATCTTAGCCCAGAATAGTCACATGCTAGAGAATTTCTTCAGAG GACATCCTGATCGTATTATGCAGTGGTTCTCCAGCTTTGCAGGGAGTAGCGATTTGCAGCACAGAAAAGGTGCCAAGGCATTATCACAATTTGCTTTTGTAAATCGAGACATCTGCTGGGAAGAGCTTGAATGGAAAGGAAAACATGGGCAATCACCTGCAGTGGTTGCCACAAAGCCTCATTATTTTCTCGATATTGATATTCAACAAACTGTTGAAAATTTTCTCGAATATGTGCCTGAGTTTTGGTCATCCAAAGAGTTTGCTGAGTCACTAGAAGGTGGTGAAATTTTGTTCATGGATTCAAAATTCTTTGTTCAGTTGTTTCTTGATTTGATGTATAAAGAGGACTCAAAAGATATGTGGGAAGTTATAGATGAGTTTTTGATGGAGGAATCTTTTTCATCACTATGTCAACACCTTCTTATTGTTCTTGAAGAGAAagacttgcttcttttcttggAATTAAGCCGTAAATTTCTTAAATTGAAGAGGGAACATATGGACCCTGGTACTTCATTTAATTGGTTTGAGATGATATTATCGAAGTTCAGCATTTCTGACTCTCTGGATCAGTTACTTATGTTGAATGCAGTTGTGAACAAAGGGAGGCAGCTTGTGCGTCTAATCCGTGAAGAAGAGGCACGTGAGGAGAAAATGCAAATCAAGGATATAGTGCTGCAG TCTTTTGCTCTTCACTACAGATTATTGGAGGAATCACAGACTCTTGAATCATGGGAAATAATTTTTCAAAGTAATGGAATATCTTTTCGCAATTCCGAAAAGTATTCTTTATTAGATTCTAGTGGATTTTCTGAAGATATCGTATCTGATATAGACGAAAGAACTTCAGTTGGTGTTAAACGCAGGAAGAAAGAGAAGAATAGAAAGAAAAGGAGAAAACATCTTGATCATGATGAGAGCaataatgatttgtttgatcTTGATTTTTCAACCTATAGTTCGAGTTTGTTATCCAAGTCGAGTAGCTGGTTGCTCTCTACAGATGGCTATTCTACTATATGGAACGCT GTGGATCTACCGGAACACCTATCCATGCATTGCTTTTCTACATGGATGAAATGGATTTTTGCAAAGTGGGGTAATGCAGATTAA
- the LOC141723631 gene encoding uncharacterized protein LOC141723631 isoform X1, which produces MVQLYLCEPTWDDIEDDASGKQRISLLTKLETIILSLMSSGGRSEARLWLCNTLSGMRSLNPQNQQEVFVKLLRSKPRKLGLASQLLQMIFEKKPKKVGAILAQNSHMLENFFRGHPDRIMQWFSSFAGSSDLQHRKGAKALSQFAFVNRDICWEELEWKGKHGQSPAVVATKPHYFLDIDIQQTVENFLEYVPEFWSSKEFAESLEGGEILFMDSKFFVQLFLDLMYKEDSKDMWEVIDEFLMEESFSSLCQHLLIVLEEKDLLLFLELSRKFLKLKREHMDPGTSFNWFEMILSKFSISDSLDQLLMLNAVVNKGRQLVRLIREEEAREEKMQIKDIVLQVCVSSCHPNSLAPLMVECLKTKSLNSITWLGLQSFALHYRLLEESQTLESWEIIFQSNGISFRNSEKYSLLDSSGFSEDIVSDIDERTSVGVKRRKKEKNRKKRRKHLDHDESNNDLFDLDFSTYSSSLLSKSSSWLLSTDGYSTIWNAVDLPEHLSMHCFSTWMKWIFAKWGNAD; this is translated from the exons ATGGTTCAATTGTACTTATGTGAACCTACATGGGATGACATAGAGGATGATGCATCTGGGAAGCAGAGAATTTCTCTCTTGACTAAGTTGGAAACGATTATCTTATCACTGATGTCATCCGGGGGTCGATCCGAGGCTCGCTTATGGCTTTGCAACACCCTTTCTGGCATGAGGTCATTAAATCCCCAGAACCAACAAGAGGTATTTGTGAAGTTGTTAAGGTCGAAACCACGTAAACTTGGCCTTGCATCTCAGCTGTTGCAGATGATATTTGAAAAGAAACCGAAAAAAGTTGGAGCTATCTTAGCCCAGAATAGTCACATGCTAGAGAATTTCTTCAGAG GACATCCTGATCGTATTATGCAGTGGTTCTCCAGCTTTGCAGGGAGTAGCGATTTGCAGCACAGAAAAGGTGCCAAGGCATTATCACAATTTGCTTTTGTAAATCGAGACATCTGCTGGGAAGAGCTTGAATGGAAAGGAAAACATGGGCAATCACCTGCAGTGGTTGCCACAAAGCCTCATTATTTTCTCGATATTGATATTCAACAAACTGTTGAAAATTTTCTCGAATATGTGCCTGAGTTTTGGTCATCCAAAGAGTTTGCTGAGTCACTAGAAGGTGGTGAAATTTTGTTCATGGATTCAAAATTCTTTGTTCAGTTGTTTCTTGATTTGATGTATAAAGAGGACTCAAAAGATATGTGGGAAGTTATAGATGAGTTTTTGATGGAGGAATCTTTTTCATCACTATGTCAACACCTTCTTATTGTTCTTGAAGAGAAagacttgcttcttttcttggAATTAAGCCGTAAATTTCTTAAATTGAAGAGGGAACATATGGACCCTGGTACTTCATTTAATTGGTTTGAGATGATATTATCGAAGTTCAGCATTTCTGACTCTCTGGATCAGTTACTTATGTTGAATGCAGTTGTGAACAAAGGGAGGCAGCTTGTGCGTCTAATCCGTGAAGAAGAGGCACGTGAGGAGAAAATGCAAATCAAGGATATAGTGCTGCAGGTTTGTGTATCCTCATGCCATCCCAATAGTTTGGCTCCACTTATGGTTGAATGTTTAAAAACTAAATCCCTGAATTCGATTACGTGGCTGGGGCTGCAGTCTTTTGCTCTTCACTACAGATTATTGGAGGAATCACAGACTCTTGAATCATGGGAAATAATTTTTCAAAGTAATGGAATATCTTTTCGCAATTCCGAAAAGTATTCTTTATTAGATTCTAGTGGATTTTCTGAAGATATCGTATCTGATATAGACGAAAGAACTTCAGTTGGTGTTAAACGCAGGAAGAAAGAGAAGAATAGAAAGAAAAGGAGAAAACATCTTGATCATGATGAGAGCaataatgatttgtttgatcTTGATTTTTCAACCTATAGTTCGAGTTTGTTATCCAAGTCGAGTAGCTGGTTGCTCTCTACAGATGGCTATTCTACTATATGGAACGCT GTGGATCTACCGGAACACCTATCCATGCATTGCTTTTCTACATGGATGAAATGGATTTTTGCAAAGTGGGGTAATGCAGATTAA